The nucleotide window GCGGGGCGCACGCATTCGCGGTATCGTCGCGCCCTCCCCCGACATCCGAAATCGGAAATCCGTAACCGCCTTTGTGCGGTCAACCCGTGCCAGCGACACGCATCGCTGGCCGCTGCTGTCGCCGCCACGCGCCCACGCGTCTTTTGTCATGCCGGGAGATGCTTCCGCACGTACCACGGCGCCGGCCAAGGAGGCTTCATGTCCCTTTGGAACCCCACGGCGGTGACCTTCACCGTCTATTTATTACTGATGCTCGGCATCGGCTGGCTTGGCTATCGGGCGACGCACAATCTCTCCGACTACATCCTCGGCGGGCGCCGTCTCGGCAGCTTCGTCACCGCCCTCTCGGCCGGGGCCTCCGACATGAGCGGCTGGTTGCTGCTTGGCCTGCCCGGCGCCATTTATGCCGGCGGCCTGTCGGGCGTGTGGATTGCGGTGGGGCTGGCCTTCGGTGCATGGGCCAACTGGCATCTCGTCGCCGCACGCCTGCGCGTGCACACAGAGCAATGCGGCAACGCGCTCACGTTGCCCGAATACCTCACGCATCGGTTTGGCGACGGCAGCCATGTGCTGCGCATCGTCACCGCGCTGGTGATCCTGATCTTTTTCACCATCTATTGCGCCTCGGGTGTGGTCGCGGGCGCGCGCCTGTTCGAGACAATGTTCGGACTCGATTACCGCACCGCGCTGTGGATCGGCGCGCTGGCCACCATTGCCTATGTCTTCATCGGCGGCTTTCTCGCGGTGAGCTGGACCGACACCGTGCAGGCGTCGCTGATGTTCGCGGCGCTGGTCGTCACGCCGATTGCCGTCATCGCACTGGACGGCAGCCCGGCAGCGGCCGTCGCGGCCGTGACCGCCGTGCATCCGACGCATACCGACTGGTTTGGCGATCTCGCACCGCTCGGCGTGATTTCAATGCTCGCGTGGGGCTTGGGCTACTTCGGCCAGCCGCACATTCTCGTGCGCTTCATGGCAACACGATCCGCTGCGGCCATCCCGAAGGCGCGGCGCATCTGCATGACGTGGATGGTGTTGTGTCTGGTCGGTGCGGTCGCTGTCGGCTTCTTCGGGCTCGCGTTCTTCAGCGCGCGGCCGGACCTCGCAGCCAGCGCAGGCGTGGCCGCCAACCCGGAGACGATCTTCATCGCCCTCACCACCCAACTGTTTGCCCCGTGGCTCGCCGGTATTCTGCTCGCGGCGATTCTGGCGGCGGTAATGAGCACGCTGTCATGCCAGTTGCTCGTGTGCGCCAGTGCGTTGACCGAAGACCTGTACAAGACGTTTGCGCCCAGGCACGTCAGCCAGCGCCGCCTCGTCTGGATTGGCCGGGCGATGGTGCTTGCCGTTGCCACTGTGGCGGTGCTGCTGGCGCTCGACCCGAATAGCCGTGTGCTGGGCATGGTGAGCTACGCGTGGGCCGGTTTCGGCGCCGCCTTCGGCCCGCTGGTGCTGGCGACGTTGTTGTGGCCGCGCGTCACCCGTAACGGTGCACTGGCAGGCATTGTGGTCGGGGCAGCGACGGTGCTGATCTGGAAGCAGTTCGGCTGGTTCGATCTGTACGAAATCCTGCCCGGCTTTGCGCTGGGCGGTCTGGCGTTGATCGTCGTGAGCCGTCTCGACCGGGCGCCGTCCCACGAGGTGGTGGCCCGCTACGAGGCCGCCGAGCAGCGTCTGCGCGACATTCAGGCCGGGCGGGATGAAGACGGGGTGGCCGACACCCCGGCGGCGCAACCTTCGCCATAACCCGGTAGCACCTTCCATCGGAATATGTCCCTCTTGACCGGCGTGCGTAGCCATCCAATACTGCCGCGTCGGGCGCATTGTGCGTTTGATACAGATTGAATGCCGTCTCACGGCCAACCGGCGCGTGGCAGATGGCATCCCACGACAGGCGGGCCGCGGCGATCCCGCAGGCCTGCCACTCAACGACATACACATGCAAGGAGAGGGTTGATGCAATCGAAGCTTACGCTCAGCGCATTCGCGGTCGCAGGACTGATCGCGTTCGGCAGCGCCGCAAACGCGCAACAGGCGCAGGAAGTGAAGCTGGGTTTTGCTGCACCGCTCACGGGCGCTCAGGCGCACTACGGCAAGGACATGCAAAACGGCATCCAGCTCGCCATTGACGAGTACAACGCCACCAAGCCGACCATCGAAGGCAAGCCGGTGAAGTTCGTTCTGCAAGCCGAAGACGACCAGGCCGACCCGCGTCAGGGCTCGCTGGTGGCCCAGAAGCTGGTCGATTCGAGCATCAAGGGCATGCTCGGCCACTTCAACTCCGGCACGACGATTCCCGCCTCGCGCATCTACGCACAGGCCGGCATTCCTGAAATCGCCATGGCCACGGCACCGGAGTACACCAAGCAAGGGTTCAAGACGACCTTCCGCATGATGACGTCCGATATTCAGCAGGGTTCGGTCGTCGGCAACTTTGCCGTCAAGAAGCTGGGCTTCAAGAACATCGCCATCGTCGATGACCGTACGGCCTACGGTCAGGGCCTCGCTGCCGAATTCAAGAAGGCGGCTCAGGCCGCCGGCGGCAAGATCGTGCGCGAAGAGTCGACCACGGACAAGGCCGTGGACTTCACCGCCATCCTGACCAACATCAAGCGCTCCAACCCCGACGTCGTCTTCTACGGCGGTGCCGACGCCCAAGCCGGCCCGCTCGCCAAGCAGATGCGCCAATTGGGCATCAAGTCCACGCTGATGGCTGGCGAAATGGTCAAGTCGGACGCCTTCCTGAAGCTCGCCGGCGACGCTGCCAACGGCTCGGTGGTGTCGCTCGCCGGTCTGCCGCTCGACAAGATGCCGGGCGGTGCCGCTTACGAGTCGCGCTACAAGGCTAAGTTCGGCGCAGCGCCGGAAACGTACTCGCCGTATGCCTATGACGGCGCGATGGCCATGATGTCGGCCATGAAGAAGGCCAACTCGACCGACCCGGCGAAGTACCTGCCGGCGCTTGCCAAGACCGGCATGCCCGGCGTGACGACGCGTGAGCTCGCCTACGACAGCGTGGGCGATCTGAAGAACGGCTCCATCACCGTCTACAAGGTTGTCGACGGCAAGTGGACCGTGCTCGAAACGGTCGGCGGCAAGTAAGTCCTCCGCCATCCGGTAGCAAAGCAAAAAGGGCTGACGATCACTCGTCAGCCCTTTTTCTATTGGTGGCGACGTAACGTATTACGTCTGATGCCCTACGAAGCGTCCGTCACCGCCGCCGGCAGCGACCCTTGCGGCGGCACGGGTTTCGCAGCGCCGCCGCTGGCCTGTGCCGGCCAGACATCCTTCGGCAGACGCGCCCGCAGTTCCGGCGGCAGCGACTCGTGCGTGAAAACCGGCTCGGCAATTCCCGCCTTGCGTTGTGCCGCATAGTCGCGCCATGCGGCATGGGCGTACTTGGCGAGCATCGCGATGGCAATCAGGTTGATGAAGGCCATCAACGCCGCGCCCACATCCGCAAAACTCCAGACCAGCGGCAAACTCGCCACCGAGCCCAACATCACCGCGAGCAGCACCAGCGCGCGAAAGATGTGGAAACACCACGGCCGACGCGTCATGAAATCGAGGTTCACTTCCGCGTACGCGTAGTTGCCCAGCACGCTCGAATAGGCGAGGAAGAACACCGTCACGCCCGTGAACATGATCGCCCACTCGCCGAAGTGCGCCGCCAGCGCACGCTGCGTGAGCACGGCACCTTCTGCCACGCCACCGACTTCGTACTGACCCGAGAGCAGAATCATGAAGGCCGTGGCCGAGCATACGACGATGGTGTCGAAGAACACACCGAGCATCTGCATCAGGCCCTGCTGCACCGGGTGCTTCGTGGTGGCCACCGCTGCTGCATTCGGTGCGCTGCCCATCCCGGCCTCGTTCGAAAAGAGGCCGCGTTTCACGCCCATCAGCACCGCCTGACTCACCGCATAACCGGCCACACCGCCAGCCGCCTGCCCCAGTCCGAACGCGTGATCGACGATCAGCGAGATCATGGCCGGAATCTTGTCGTAGTTGACGATGCAGACATAGGCCGCCAATCCGAGATAGATCAGCGCCATGACCGGCACGATCCACTGCGCCACGCGGGCGACGCGCCGCACGCCGCCGTAGATGATCGGTGCCGTCATCAGCACCAGCGTGATCCCGATCCAGATGCGCGACCAGCCGAACGACGCTTCGAGCGTCTCGGCAATCGAGTGCGACTGCACGGAATTGAAGGCGAAACCGAACGTGAACAGCAGCGCCACGGCGAAAACGATGCCGAAGGTGCGCGAACCGAGTCCGATTTGTATGTAATACGCCGGGCCGCCCCGGAAAGTCTTGTCACCGTGCGGCACCTTGAAAACTTGTGCCAGCGTCGACTCCACGAAGGCGGACGCCATGCCGAGCAGCGCCGTCATCCACATCCAGAAGATCGCCCCGGGGCCACCGATGGTGAGCGCGACGGCAACGCCAGCGATATTGCCGGTGCCGACACGGCTCGCCAGCCCTGTCGCAAACGCCTGAAACGGTGAGATGCCGGTGGGGCTACCCGAACTGCGCAACAGGCAGATGCTGTGCCAGAGCGCGCGCATCTGAATCCCGCCGAAGCGAATCGTGAAGTACAACCCCGCGCCGAGCAACGCGACCACCAGGGGGTATCCCGACAACACACCGCCGATGGCATCGACCATCGGCTTGAGCCATTGCTCCATTGCTGCGTCTCCTTTCGTTACCCACGTATCAACGAACTGGCCCTCTGAAAAAGGGCGAAAAGACGGAGAGTGGCAAGGATTTGGCTCGAAAGGAGCAATCGGCGACGCACTTTAGGTAGATTCCCAAGCGCAATAAAAAAGCCGCGCGGCAAATACCGGGCGGCTCAAAAGACAAGGCAAGGAGACATCGACGACAAGGTTACCGTCGCAATATGTCGGTCATGTGACGGTCACGAAGCGACGGCGCCTGCACGCCGTCATCAGCACTCGACGATATTCACTGCCAGACCGCCGCGTGCCGTCTCCTTGTACTTCGTTTTCATGTCGGCGCCGGTTTCGCGCATCGTCTTGATAACGGAATCAAGCGACACGTAGTGCGCACCGTCGCCGCGCAGCGCCATGCGCGCGGCGTTCACGGCCTTCACCGATGCCATGGCATTGCGCTCGATGCACGGAATCTGCACCAGACCGCCCACCGGGTCGCACGTCAGCCCGAGGTTGTGTTCCATGCCAATTTCAGCAGCATTCTCGACCTGCGCGACTGTGCCGCCCAACACCGCTGCCAGCGCACCGGCAGCCATCGAACAGGCCACGCCGACTTCGCCCTGACAACCCACTTCCGCCCCCGAAATCGAGGCATTGAGCTTGTACAGAATGCCGATGGCACCCGCCGTCAGCAGAAAGTCGATCACGCCCTGATCGTTCGCACCATGCACGAAGCGGTCGTAGTAATGCAGCACTGACGGGATGATGCCGGCCGCGCCGTTCGTGGGTGCCGTCACCACACGGCCACCGGCCGCGTTCTCTTCGTTGACGGCCATCGCGTACAGGTTCACCCAATCCATCACCGACAGCGGATCGGAGAGCGTACGCTCGGCGCGCTGCGTCAGTTGACGGTACAGCTCGGGCGCGCGGCGGCGCACGTGCAACGGGCCCGGCAGTTCGCCCTCCGCTTCCGGGTTGCCGATGCCGCAACCGCGCGTCACACACGACTGCATCACGTGCCAGATGTTGATCAGGCCGGTGCGGATGTCTTCTTCCTTGTGCCAGACCTTCTCGTTTTCCCACATCAGCTGCGCGATGGTCTTGCCGCTCTCACGGCACATCTCCAGCAGTCCCTTGCCCGTGCGGAACGGATACGGCAGTTGATCGTGCGCCGCGAGCACCTGCGCATTCGAGGCCCCCGCCGTCACCACGAAGCCGCCGCCCACCGACAGATAACGGCCTTCGCGCAACTTGTTGCCTGCGCCGTCGAAGGCATGGAATTTCATGCCGTTCGGGTGCTCGGCCATCGCTTCGCGGCGGTAGAACACCACGTTCTCTTTCTCGATGAACGGCACGTCATGCTTGCCCAGAATCGACAGCACCTTTTCACGGCGCAGTTTTGCCAGACGGTCCGCAATCGTCGCGGGGTCAACGGTGTCGGGAGCATCGCCCATGAAACCGAGCAGCACGCCCTTGTCGGTGCCGTGGCCCTTGCCCGTGGCCCCGAGCGAGCCGTACAGCTCTGCGCGCAGCGACGCCACCTGCGGCAGCAAGCCGTCGCGCTCCAACCCCTGCACGAACATCAGCGCCGCGCGCATTGGCCCCACGGTATGCGAACTCGAAGGTCCGATACCGATCTTGAACAAATCGAAAACTGAAACGGCCATGGGGCTTTCCTGATTTTTTAGTACTGACTTGAGACTCGGCGAGCACCAACATACTGGCGCATTCGCGTGACATCTATAGAGACAAAAAGGGGCCAGCAATGTTTCTGCCGGCCCCTTTTTATCGAGTTTTGCGACGCTTTTTACTCGTAGTCGCTCATCGGGACGCAGGCGCAGAACAGGTTCCGGTCGCCGTACACGTTGTCGGCGCGACCCACCGGCGGCCAGTACTTGCGCTCGCGCAGTGCCTTCACCGGATACGCCGCCTGGCTGCGCGCATAAGCGTGCGTCCATTCGTCGGCGGTCACGACTTCTGCCGTGTGCGGGGCGTGCTTGAGCGGGTTGTCCTCGCGATCGGCACGGCCTTCTTCCACGGCGCGAATTTCTTCACGAATCGTGACCATGGCTTCGATGAAGCGGTCGAGTTCGTGCTTCGACTCCGATTCGGTCGGCTCGACCATCAGCGTGCCCGGCACCGGGAAGCTCATGGTCGGTGCGTGGAAGCCGAAGTCCATCAGGCGCTTGGCCACGTCGTCGACCGAGATGCCGCTCGTTTCCTTGAGCGGACGCAGATCGAGAATGCACTCGTGCGCGATCAGACCGCCCGGGCCCGAATAGAGCACCGGATAGTGCGGCGCAAGCTTCTTCGCGAGGTAGTTGGCATTGAGAATCGCGGTCTCGGTGGCCGACGTCAGGCCAGCGGCGCCCATCATCGCGACATACATCCACGAGATCGGCAGAATCGAAGCCGAGCCGTACGGCGCGGCCGACACGGCGCCGATACCGTCGGCATCGCGCGAGTAACCGGTCGAGCGCTGATTCGGCAGGAACTGCGCCAGATGCGCGCCCACTGCGACCGGGCCGACGCCCGGGCCGCCACCGCCGTGCGGGATGCAGAACGTCTTGTGCAGGTTCAGGTGCGACACGTCGCCGCCGAACCCGCCCGGTGCGCACAGGCCGACCATCGCGTTCATGTTCGCGCCGTCGACATACACCTGACCGCCGTTCGCATGCACGATTTCGCAAATCTGACGCGCGCCCGCTTCGAACACACCGTGCGTCGACGGGTACGTCATCATGATCGCGGCCAGACGGGTGCGATGCTGCTCGGCCTTCGCCTGAAGGTCGGCCAGATCGACGTTACCGTTGGCGTCGCAAGCCACCACCACGACCTGCATGCCGGCCATTTGCGCCGATGCCGGGTTGGTGCCGTGGGCCGATGCCGGAATCAGGCAGATATCGCGATGCGCTTCGCCGCGCGAGGCGTGATACGCCTGAATGATCAGCAACCCCGCGTACTCGCCCTGCGAGCCGGCGTTCGGCTGAAGCGACACCGCCGCATAGCCGGTAGCCGCCACGAGCATCTGCTCGAGCTGGTCGATCATCGTGCGATAACCCGCCGTCTGCGCCGTCGGTGCGAACGGGTGGATCTGACCGAATTCGGGCCACGTCACCGGCAGCATTTCCGAGGTGGCGTTGAGCTTCATCGTGCACGAGCCCAGCGGAATCATCGTGCGATCGAGCGCGAGATCCTTGTCGGAGAGGCTGCGCAGGTAGCGAAGCATCTCGTGTTCCGAGTGATAGCGGTTGAACACCGGGTGCGTGAGATACGCGCTCTGACGCGCCAGCGCCGCCGGGAAACCGTCGGCAATCGTGGCTTCGATGGCGTCGAAGTCGATCGACCCGGCGCTCTTGCCCAGACCTTCGGCGAACACGTCCCACAACGCGATCACGTCATCGCGCGTGCTGGTCTCGTCGAGCGAGATACCGACGATGTCCGCATCTTCACGGCGCAGGTTGAAGCGGCGCGCGACGGCCGCCGTGTGCACGGCGTCGGCACGGCCGGCGACCGGCACGGTCAGCGTGTCGAAGAACGTGGCATTGCGCGGTGCGGCACCCAGCTTCGCG belongs to Pandoraea norimbergensis and includes:
- the putP gene encoding sodium/proline symporter PutP gives rise to the protein MSLWNPTAVTFTVYLLLMLGIGWLGYRATHNLSDYILGGRRLGSFVTALSAGASDMSGWLLLGLPGAIYAGGLSGVWIAVGLAFGAWANWHLVAARLRVHTEQCGNALTLPEYLTHRFGDGSHVLRIVTALVILIFFTIYCASGVVAGARLFETMFGLDYRTALWIGALATIAYVFIGGFLAVSWTDTVQASLMFAALVVTPIAVIALDGSPAAAVAAVTAVHPTHTDWFGDLAPLGVISMLAWGLGYFGQPHILVRFMATRSAAAIPKARRICMTWMVLCLVGAVAVGFFGLAFFSARPDLAASAGVAANPETIFIALTTQLFAPWLAGILLAAILAAVMSTLSCQLLVCASALTEDLYKTFAPRHVSQRRLVWIGRAMVLAVATVAVLLALDPNSRVLGMVSYAWAGFGAAFGPLVLATLLWPRVTRNGALAGIVVGAATVLIWKQFGWFDLYEILPGFALGGLALIVVSRLDRAPSHEVVARYEAAEQRLRDIQAGRDEDGVADTPAAQPSP
- a CDS encoding branched-chain amino acid ABC transporter substrate-binding protein, producing MQSKLTLSAFAVAGLIAFGSAANAQQAQEVKLGFAAPLTGAQAHYGKDMQNGIQLAIDEYNATKPTIEGKPVKFVLQAEDDQADPRQGSLVAQKLVDSSIKGMLGHFNSGTTIPASRIYAQAGIPEIAMATAPEYTKQGFKTTFRMMTSDIQQGSVVGNFAVKKLGFKNIAIVDDRTAYGQGLAAEFKKAAQAAGGKIVREESTTDKAVDFTAILTNIKRSNPDVVFYGGADAQAGPLAKQMRQLGIKSTLMAGEMVKSDAFLKLAGDAANGSVVSLAGLPLDKMPGGAAYESRYKAKFGAAPETYSPYAYDGAMAMMSAMKKANSTDPAKYLPALAKTGMPGVTTRELAYDSVGDLKNGSITVYKVVDGKWTVLETVGGK
- a CDS encoding alanine/glycine:cation symporter family protein, with translation MEQWLKPMVDAIGGVLSGYPLVVALLGAGLYFTIRFGGIQMRALWHSICLLRSSGSPTGISPFQAFATGLASRVGTGNIAGVAVALTIGGPGAIFWMWMTALLGMASAFVESTLAQVFKVPHGDKTFRGGPAYYIQIGLGSRTFGIVFAVALLFTFGFAFNSVQSHSIAETLEASFGWSRIWIGITLVLMTAPIIYGGVRRVARVAQWIVPVMALIYLGLAAYVCIVNYDKIPAMISLIVDHAFGLGQAAGGVAGYAVSQAVLMGVKRGLFSNEAGMGSAPNAAAVATTKHPVQQGLMQMLGVFFDTIVVCSATAFMILLSGQYEVGGVAEGAVLTQRALAAHFGEWAIMFTGVTVFFLAYSSVLGNYAYAEVNLDFMTRRPWCFHIFRALVLLAVMLGSVASLPLVWSFADVGAALMAFINLIAIAMLAKYAHAAWRDYAAQRKAGIAEPVFTHESLPPELRARLPKDVWPAQASGGAAKPVPPQGSLPAAVTDAS
- a CDS encoding L-serine ammonia-lyase → MAVSVFDLFKIGIGPSSSHTVGPMRAALMFVQGLERDGLLPQVASLRAELYGSLGATGKGHGTDKGVLLGFMGDAPDTVDPATIADRLAKLRREKVLSILGKHDVPFIEKENVVFYRREAMAEHPNGMKFHAFDGAGNKLREGRYLSVGGGFVVTAGASNAQVLAAHDQLPYPFRTGKGLLEMCRESGKTIAQLMWENEKVWHKEEDIRTGLINIWHVMQSCVTRGCGIGNPEAEGELPGPLHVRRRAPELYRQLTQRAERTLSDPLSVMDWVNLYAMAVNEENAAGGRVVTAPTNGAAGIIPSVLHYYDRFVHGANDQGVIDFLLTAGAIGILYKLNASISGAEVGCQGEVGVACSMAAGALAAVLGGTVAQVENAAEIGMEHNLGLTCDPVGGLVQIPCIERNAMASVKAVNAARMALRGDGAHYVSLDSVIKTMRETGADMKTKYKETARGGLAVNIVEC
- the gcvP gene encoding aminomethyl-transferring glycine dehydrogenase gives rise to the protein MNAMTDLHQPRRSLTELEQRDNFSARHIGPDSPEQQAMLTELGYASRAALIDAVVPASIRRDGPQFAAALGQFAAPKTESQAVAQLRALADQNQVFKSFIGQGYYNTFTPGVILRNVLENPAWYTAYTPYQPEISQGRLEALLNYQQMVIDLTGLAIANASMLDEATAAAEAMTLVKRTGKSKSNTFFVADDVLPQTIEVVQTRAKPLGIEVQVGPVAAAADVDAFGVLVQYPGVGGDVREYRALADAIHANGGMLIAAADLLSLTLLSPPGEWGADVAVGNSQRFGVPMGFGGPHAAYLATRDELKRSMPGRLVGVSVDTQGKPALRLALQTREQHIRREKATSNICTAQALLAIMASMYAAYHGPQGLRIIASRVHRLTAVLAAGLAKLGAAPRNATFFDTLTVPVAGRADAVHTAAVARRFNLRREDADIVGISLDETSTRDDVIALWDVFAEGLGKSAGSIDFDAIEATIADGFPAALARQSAYLTHPVFNRYHSEHEMLRYLRSLSDKDLALDRTMIPLGSCTMKLNATSEMLPVTWPEFGQIHPFAPTAQTAGYRTMIDQLEQMLVAATGYAAVSLQPNAGSQGEYAGLLIIQAYHASRGEAHRDICLIPASAHGTNPASAQMAGMQVVVVACDANGNVDLADLQAKAEQHRTRLAAIMMTYPSTHGVFEAGARQICEIVHANGGQVYVDGANMNAMVGLCAPGGFGGDVSHLNLHKTFCIPHGGGGPGVGPVAVGAHLAQFLPNQRSTGYSRDADGIGAVSAAPYGSASILPISWMYVAMMGAAGLTSATETAILNANYLAKKLAPHYPVLYSGPGGLIAHECILDLRPLKETSGISVDDVAKRLMDFGFHAPTMSFPVPGTLMVEPTESESKHELDRFIEAMVTIREEIRAVEEGRADREDNPLKHAPHTAEVVTADEWTHAYARSQAAYPVKALRERKYWPPVGRADNVYGDRNLFCACVPMSDYE